The following are encoded in a window of Streptomyces sp. Go-475 genomic DNA:
- a CDS encoding low specificity L-threonine aldolase encodes MNPPKTDARRHHDPDVRGFASDNYAGAHPEVLAALALANGGHQVAYGEDAYTENLQSVVRSHFGPTAEAFPVFNGTGANVVALQAVTDRWGAVICAESAHINVDECGAPERVGGLKLLTVPTPDGKLTPELIDRQAYGWDDEHRAMPQVVSIAQATELGTVYTPDEIRAICDHAHAHGMKVHLDGSRLANAAATLNVPMRTLTNAAGVDILSLGGTKNGALFGEAVVVIDQDAVSHMKHLRKLSMQLASKMRFVSVQLEALLARDLWLRNARHANEMAQRLAEGVRAVHGVEILYPVQANAVFARLPHDVSERLQKRFRFYFWDEAAGDVRWMCAFDTTEDDVDAFVAALKEEMAR; translated from the coding sequence GTGAACCCGCCGAAGACCGACGCCCGCCGCCATCACGACCCCGACGTCCGCGGATTCGCCAGCGACAACTACGCCGGCGCCCACCCGGAGGTGCTCGCCGCCCTGGCCCTGGCCAACGGCGGGCACCAGGTCGCCTACGGCGAGGACGCCTACACCGAGAACCTGCAGAGCGTCGTCCGCAGCCACTTCGGGCCCACGGCCGAGGCGTTCCCGGTCTTCAACGGCACCGGCGCGAACGTCGTCGCCCTCCAGGCGGTCACCGACCGCTGGGGTGCGGTGATCTGTGCCGAGAGCGCGCACATCAACGTCGACGAGTGCGGGGCGCCCGAGCGGGTCGGCGGCCTGAAGCTGCTCACCGTCCCGACGCCGGACGGCAAGCTCACCCCCGAGCTGATCGACCGGCAGGCGTACGGCTGGGACGACGAGCACCGCGCGATGCCCCAGGTCGTCTCGATCGCCCAGGCCACCGAACTGGGCACGGTCTACACGCCCGACGAGATACGCGCGATCTGCGACCACGCCCACGCGCACGGCATGAAGGTGCACCTGGACGGCTCCCGGCTGGCCAACGCCGCCGCCACCCTGAACGTCCCGATGCGGACGCTCACCAACGCGGCCGGCGTCGACATCCTCTCCCTGGGCGGCACGAAGAACGGCGCCCTCTTCGGCGAGGCCGTCGTGGTGATCGACCAGGACGCCGTCAGCCACATGAAGCACCTGCGCAAGCTGTCCATGCAGCTCGCCTCCAAGATGCGCTTCGTGTCGGTGCAACTGGAGGCGCTGCTCGCCCGGGACCTGTGGCTGCGCAACGCCCGCCACGCCAACGAGATGGCCCAGCGCCTCGCCGAGGGCGTGCGGGCCGTGCACGGCGTGGAGATCCTCTACCCGGTGCAGGCCAACGCGGTGTTCGCCCGCCTGCCCCACGACGTGAGCGAGCGCCTGCAGAAGCGCTTCCGCTTCTACTTCTGGGACGAGGCCGCGGGCGACGTCCGCTGGATGTGCGCCTTCGACACGACCGAGGACGACGTGGACGCCTTCGTGGCGGCGCTGAAGGAGGAGATGGCCCGCTAG
- a CDS encoding SDR family oxidoreductase, translated as MAGNGALSGAVIAVAGAGGPAGRAALLRLAEAGATVIGSDNDPERLAEAVDAASYATGGATVTGDTVDLLDLQATRDWANRIEKDFGRVDGLVHLVGGWRGSETFTRTSLDDWDFLEMLLVRTVQHTSLAFHEALQRSDRGRYVLISAAGASKPTAGNAAYAAGKAAAEAWTLAMADYFRKAGGPDGPTSAAAILVVKALVHDAMRAERPNAKFAGFTDVKDLAEAIVGVWEKPAAEVNGNRLWLTEKP; from the coding sequence ATGGCGGGGAACGGGGCGCTCAGCGGTGCGGTGATCGCGGTGGCCGGTGCGGGCGGGCCCGCGGGCCGGGCGGCGCTGCTCAGGCTGGCCGAGGCGGGAGCGACCGTCATCGGCTCGGACAACGACCCGGAGCGGCTGGCGGAGGCGGTGGACGCGGCGAGCTACGCGACCGGCGGCGCCACCGTCACCGGCGACACGGTCGACCTGCTCGACCTGCAGGCCACCCGCGACTGGGCGAACCGCATCGAGAAGGACTTCGGCCGCGTCGACGGCCTGGTCCACCTCGTCGGCGGCTGGCGCGGCAGCGAGACCTTCACCCGGACCAGCCTGGACGACTGGGACTTCCTGGAGATGCTGCTGGTGCGCACCGTCCAGCACACCTCCCTCGCCTTCCACGAGGCCCTCCAGCGCAGCGACCGCGGCCGGTACGTGCTGATCAGCGCCGCCGGCGCCAGCAAGCCCACCGCGGGCAACGCCGCGTACGCCGCCGGCAAGGCGGCCGCCGAGGCGTGGACGCTGGCCATGGCCGACTACTTCCGCAAGGCCGGGGGCCCCGACGGCCCGACGTCGGCGGCTGCGATCCTGGTGGTGAAGGCACTGGTGCACGACGCGATGCGCGCCGAGCGCCCCAACGCGAAGTTCGCGGGCTTCACCGACGTCAAGGACCTGGCCGAGGCCATCGTCGGGGTCTGGGAGAAGCCCGCCGCCGAAGTGAACGGAAACCGTCTGTGGCTCACCGAGAAGCCGTGA
- a CDS encoding DUF6421 family protein: MTEILVPVGSEERVPPVARVVEHPAWPVLKDAVERIRPWQSKDGSIDFDAEGAPDPADAELAVRRVADAVLELSPLLPHDSAYHEALVKDLGRWADGGFRVPDFLDSLLVFQPAANRADGLQHLVVFPMYTQNGNPDRNLEAVVLRMVWPDWLAELERTRYDNPLFCGIKFEDFTSGYDTNSAVLFPETIAVREAPERFTWGGIFCDREAARFRRVTDAAVDILGLELPEDVAAMVHDQKRCEEAFVLWDMVHDRTHSHGDLPFDPFMIKQRQPFWMYGLEELRCDLTAFKEAVKLAAEGVPQARDVQVAVLFDRMFRFPVTGERVRNYDGLGGQLLFAYLHKHDVVRWTDNKLSIDWERAPQVTNELCAEIEQLYRDGIDRPKLVHWFAGYELVATYLSPHPGSKWAKGPDALDLTQPPRKLVDDVLPDEFPLSMFYEALSKKLKNVIASTKGITADGAERIAA; the protein is encoded by the coding sequence ATGACGGAAATTCTTGTGCCGGTGGGTTCGGAGGAGCGGGTTCCTCCCGTGGCCAGGGTGGTGGAGCACCCGGCATGGCCCGTGCTCAAGGATGCCGTGGAGCGGATCCGGCCATGGCAGTCCAAGGACGGGTCGATCGACTTCGACGCCGAGGGCGCGCCCGACCCCGCCGACGCCGAGCTCGCCGTCCGCCGGGTCGCCGACGCGGTGCTGGAGCTCTCCCCGCTGCTCCCGCACGACAGCGCCTACCACGAGGCCCTGGTCAAGGACCTCGGCCGGTGGGCCGACGGCGGCTTCCGCGTGCCCGACTTCCTCGACTCGCTGCTGGTCTTCCAGCCCGCCGCGAACCGCGCGGACGGCCTCCAGCACCTGGTCGTCTTCCCGATGTACACGCAGAACGGCAACCCCGACCGCAACCTCGAAGCGGTCGTGCTGCGCATGGTCTGGCCGGACTGGCTGGCCGAACTGGAGCGCACCCGCTACGACAACCCGCTGTTCTGCGGCATCAAGTTCGAGGACTTCACGTCCGGCTACGACACCAACTCGGCCGTGCTGTTCCCGGAGACGATCGCCGTGCGCGAGGCGCCGGAGCGGTTCACCTGGGGCGGCATCTTCTGCGACCGCGAGGCCGCCCGCTTCCGCCGCGTCACGGACGCCGCCGTCGACATCCTCGGCCTGGAGCTGCCCGAGGACGTCGCCGCGATGGTCCACGACCAGAAGCGCTGCGAGGAGGCGTTCGTGCTGTGGGACATGGTCCACGACCGCACCCACAGCCACGGCGACCTGCCGTTCGACCCGTTCATGATCAAGCAGCGCCAGCCGTTCTGGATGTACGGCCTGGAGGAGCTGCGCTGCGACCTCACCGCCTTCAAGGAAGCCGTGAAGCTGGCGGCCGAGGGCGTCCCGCAGGCGCGTGACGTCCAGGTCGCGGTCCTCTTCGACCGCATGTTCCGCTTCCCGGTCACCGGCGAGCGCGTGCGCAACTACGACGGCCTCGGCGGCCAGCTCCTCTTCGCGTACCTGCACAAGCACGACGTCGTCCGCTGGACCGACAACAAGCTCTCCATCGACTGGGAGCGCGCCCCGCAGGTCACCAACGAGCTGTGCGCCGAGATCGAGCAGCTGTACCGCGACGGCATCGACCGCCCCAAGCTCGTCCACTGGTTCGCCGGGTACGAGCTGGTCGCCACCTACCTCTCCCCGCACCCGGGCTCCAAGTGGGCCAAGGGCCCCGACGCCCTGGACCTGACGCAGCCGCCGCGGAAACTCGTCGATGACGTGCTTCCGGACGAGTTTCCGCTGAGCATGTTCTATGAGGCACTGTCCAAGAAGCTGAAGAACGTGATCGCCTCCACCAAGGGCATCACGGCGGACGGCGCCGAGCGGATCGCCGCGTGA
- a CDS encoding glycerophosphodiester phosphodiesterase family protein, with product MNFLTIGHRGVMGVEPENTLRSFVAAQEAGLDAIELDLHLSKDGALVVMHDTDVDRTTDGTGPIAEKTLAELRALDAGRGERVPVFEEVLEAVQAPLQAEIKDTQAARALARVMNERGLAGRVEVSSFHDEAIAEIKPLVPGVRTALIASRYGTDIVDRAVAAGAETVCLNIRRLTLEIVERAREADLRIIGWVVNTQDHLRLVRAFGLDGATTDHPDIKRTGRFTA from the coding sequence TTGAACTTCCTCACCATCGGTCACCGCGGAGTCATGGGTGTGGAACCCGAGAACACCCTCCGGTCCTTCGTCGCCGCCCAGGAGGCGGGCCTCGACGCCATCGAACTCGATCTGCACCTGAGCAAGGACGGCGCGCTCGTCGTCATGCACGACACGGATGTGGACCGCACGACCGACGGCACCGGGCCGATCGCCGAGAAGACCCTCGCCGAGCTGCGGGCCCTGGACGCGGGGCGGGGCGAGCGGGTGCCGGTCTTCGAGGAGGTCCTGGAGGCCGTCCAGGCGCCCCTCCAGGCCGAGATCAAGGACACGCAGGCGGCGCGGGCCCTGGCGCGGGTGATGAACGAGCGGGGACTGGCCGGGCGGGTGGAGGTCTCCTCGTTCCACGACGAGGCGATCGCCGAGATCAAGCCACTGGTGCCGGGGGTGCGCACCGCGCTCATCGCCAGCCGCTACGGCACCGACATCGTGGATCGCGCCGTCGCGGCCGGTGCCGAGACCGTCTGCCTGAACATCCGCCGGCTCACCCTGGAGATCGTGGAGCGCGCCCGCGAGGCCGACCTGAGGATCATCGGCTGGGTGGTGAACACGCAGGACCATCTGCGCCTGGTCCGCGCCTTCGGCCTGGACGGCGCCACCACCGACCACCCGGACATCAAGCGCACGGGCCGCTTCACGGCCTGA
- a CDS encoding GNAT family N-acetyltransferase: MDTLATALTYRDATDADVDELVALIESAYRGDSSRVGWTTEADILEGQRTDPEGVLAVIKSPDSRLVTVEREGRIVACCQLEHRGDHAYFGMFAVSPALQGAGLGKVIIAEAERQARESWGVKEMHMTVISVRDDLIAWYERRGYRRTGRMTPFPYGDERFGIPQRDDLQFELLVKEFGQELSGRSLRKGSVGDGHG; the protein is encoded by the coding sequence ATGGACACCCTCGCCACCGCACTGACCTACCGCGACGCCACCGACGCCGACGTGGACGAGCTGGTCGCGCTGATCGAGTCGGCGTACCGGGGCGACTCCAGCCGCGTCGGGTGGACCACCGAGGCGGACATCCTGGAAGGGCAGCGGACGGACCCCGAGGGTGTGCTGGCCGTCATCAAGTCGCCCGACAGCCGGCTGGTGACCGTGGAGCGGGAGGGCCGGATCGTCGCCTGCTGCCAGTTGGAGCACCGCGGTGACCACGCCTACTTCGGCATGTTCGCGGTCAGCCCCGCGCTCCAGGGCGCCGGCCTCGGCAAGGTGATCATCGCCGAGGCGGAGCGGCAGGCCCGGGAGAGCTGGGGCGTCAAGGAGATGCACATGACCGTGATCTCCGTCCGCGACGACCTCATCGCCTGGTACGAGCGCCGCGGCTACCGCCGCACGGGCCGGATGACCCCCTTCCCGTACGGCGACGAGCGCTTCGGCATCCCCCAGCGCGACGACCTGCAGTTCGAGCTGCTCGTCAAGGAGTTCGGCCAGGAACTGTCCGGGCGATCACTTCGCAAGGGTTCGGTGGGGGACGGTCATGGGTGA
- a CDS encoding VOC family protein, protein MVHVLSSRILLRPADPEKSRAFYGEQLGLAVYREFGTGPERGTVYFMGGGFLEVSGRSGTPPEPAVRLWLQVDDVAAAQDELRAKGVEIVRPPVKEPWGLVEMWIADPDGTPIVLVEVPADHPMRYRPGI, encoded by the coding sequence ATGGTGCATGTACTCAGCAGCCGGATCCTGCTCCGTCCCGCCGACCCCGAGAAGTCCCGTGCCTTCTACGGCGAGCAGTTGGGGCTCGCCGTGTACCGGGAGTTCGGCACGGGGCCCGAGCGCGGCACGGTCTACTTCATGGGCGGCGGCTTCCTGGAGGTCTCGGGCCGGTCCGGGACTCCCCCGGAGCCCGCCGTCCGCCTGTGGCTCCAGGTCGACGACGTCGCGGCGGCACAGGACGAGCTGCGGGCGAAGGGCGTGGAGATCGTACGGCCGCCGGTGAAGGAGCCGTGGGGGCTGGTCGAGATGTGGATCGCGGATCCGGACGGGACGCCGATCGTGCTGGTGGAGGTCCCCGCCGACCACCCGATGCGCTACCGGCCGGGCATCTGA
- a CDS encoding GNAT family N-acetyltransferase: MPAPEVRPFRRTDRDQLTDLVNLHVAAVAPGVSVSVNTVLGDLERQPGEFVTDPWVAERTTLVAERREHLVAAAHLLRYRADAGVGAAYRDAAEINWFVHRPPAALWPDTDRAADGLMRACLAQFARWNARVRYADGALPAPLVYGVPRPWPHVRAVYERAGFRHVGDTEVILIARVADLPAHEPRPGVTVERTLGECGTRFTARADGHALGFIEVGTALARPERHARTAGLADIGNLHIDPGQHGTGLEHRLLAQAADWLRLCGIDRLVAYEGAADTRMLDLLTGAGFRELTRTDRGWEHRPGRPQMPGR, translated from the coding sequence ATGCCCGCACCCGAGGTGCGCCCCTTCCGCCGAACCGACCGCGACCAGCTCACCGACCTGGTCAACCTGCACGTGGCGGCGGTCGCCCCCGGCGTCTCCGTCTCCGTGAACACCGTCCTCGGCGATCTGGAACGGCAGCCCGGCGAGTTCGTCACCGACCCGTGGGTGGCCGAGCGGACGACGCTCGTCGCCGAGCGGCGCGAGCACCTCGTCGCCGCGGCCCACCTGCTGCGCTACCGCGCCGACGCCGGGGTCGGCGCGGCCTACCGGGACGCCGCCGAGATCAACTGGTTCGTCCACCGCCCACCGGCGGCCCTCTGGCCGGACACCGACCGGGCCGCGGACGGGTTGATGCGGGCCTGCCTGGCGCAGTTCGCCCGCTGGAACGCCCGCGTCCGGTACGCCGACGGCGCCCTGCCCGCCCCCCTCGTCTACGGCGTGCCCCGCCCCTGGCCGCACGTCCGGGCCGTCTACGAACGCGCCGGGTTCCGGCACGTCGGGGACACCGAGGTCATCCTGATCGCCCGCGTGGCCGACCTGCCGGCCCACGAACCCCGGCCGGGCGTCACGGTCGAGCGCACGCTGGGGGAGTGCGGCACCCGCTTCACGGCCCGCGCCGACGGCCACGCCCTCGGCTTCATCGAGGTCGGCACGGCCCTGGCCCGCCCGGAGCGCCACGCCCGCACGGCGGGCCTCGCCGACATCGGCAATCTGCACATCGACCCCGGGCAGCACGGCACCGGCCTGGAGCACCGGCTCCTCGCCCAGGCCGCCGACTGGCTCCGCCTGTGCGGCATCGACCGGCTCGTCGCCTACGAAGGGGCCGCCGACACCCGCATGCTCGACCTCCTGACCGGGGCGGGCTTCCGTGAACTGACCCGGACCGACCGGGGCTGGGAGCACCGCCCCGGGCGACCTCAGATGCCCGGCCGGTAG
- a CDS encoding VOC family protein, whose protein sequence is MKLDAPVTGGPCWTELGTSDLEAAQRFYTRLFGWRPARDPRQEADGYTVAHLGDAAVAALAPLYQPSQPVAWNVSFAVADADAAARAVTEAGGAVLLGPMDVFDAGRFTVAADPGGAVFQLWQAGTFPGAGLFNAPGALGWVELFTRDPEQAVAFYTQVFDWSVDAGERYTRWGVSGAGFGGMVTMDDKFPPEVPPHWLPYFAVADVDDTTAVVQRHGTVLMVPTSVPDGPRIAVLRDPQGAMFGVYRAGDDF, encoded by the coding sequence ATGAAGCTCGACGCACCGGTGACCGGCGGCCCCTGCTGGACCGAGTTGGGGACCAGCGACCTGGAGGCGGCCCAGCGGTTCTACACCCGGTTGTTCGGCTGGCGTCCCGCGAGGGACCCGCGGCAGGAGGCGGACGGGTACACCGTCGCGCACCTCGGGGACGCGGCCGTCGCCGCGCTCGCCCCGCTCTACCAGCCGTCGCAGCCGGTCGCCTGGAACGTGTCGTTCGCGGTGGCCGACGCGGACGCCGCCGCCCGTGCGGTGACGGAGGCGGGCGGTGCGGTGCTGCTCGGCCCGATGGACGTGTTCGACGCGGGCCGTTTCACGGTGGCCGCCGACCCGGGCGGGGCCGTGTTCCAGTTGTGGCAGGCGGGGACCTTCCCGGGCGCCGGGTTGTTCAACGCGCCCGGCGCGCTGGGCTGGGTGGAGCTGTTCACGCGGGATCCGGAACAGGCCGTGGCCTTCTACACGCAGGTGTTCGACTGGAGCGTCGACGCCGGGGAGCGCTACACCCGGTGGGGTGTCAGCGGCGCCGGCTTCGGCGGCATGGTGACGATGGACGACAAGTTCCCGCCCGAGGTGCCGCCGCACTGGCTGCCGTACTTCGCGGTGGCGGACGTGGACGACACGACCGCCGTCGTCCAGCGGCACGGCACCGTCCTGATGGTGCCGACGTCCGTGCCCGACGGGCCGCGCATCGCGGTGCTGAGGGACCCGCAGGGGGCGATGTTCGGCGTGTACCGGGCCGGTGACGATTTCTGA
- a CDS encoding MarR family transcriptional regulator, translating into MPTAGEDLGGGRREDTVAAVVRQWRAVHPGLDTGPMEVIGRINRCAALLQQAEDAPLRRAGLSRPEFDLLGALRRTGHELTPGELARETFSSGAAVTKRLKQLTERGLVERRGDSRDRRVVHLRLTDTGRDLVDGILPAQLAYETAVLSGLDGPEQGELAALLGELLGQLEGRLGALRA; encoded by the coding sequence ATGCCCACGGCCGGAGAGGATCTGGGCGGTGGGCGGCGGGAGGACACCGTCGCCGCCGTCGTCCGGCAGTGGCGGGCCGTGCACCCCGGTCTCGACACCGGGCCCATGGAGGTCATCGGCCGCATCAACCGCTGCGCCGCCCTCCTCCAGCAGGCCGAGGACGCCCCGCTGCGCCGGGCGGGACTGAGCCGCCCCGAGTTCGACCTGCTCGGCGCGCTGCGCCGCACCGGGCACGAGCTGACCCCCGGGGAGCTGGCGCGGGAGACCTTCTCCTCGGGCGCCGCCGTCACCAAGCGCCTGAAGCAGCTGACCGAGCGCGGCCTGGTCGAACGCCGCGGCGACAGCCGCGACCGCCGTGTCGTCCACCTCCGCCTCACCGACACCGGACGCGACCTCGTCGACGGCATCCTGCCCGCCCAGCTCGCCTACGAGACCGCCGTCCTGTCCGGCCTCGACGGCCCCGAGCAGGGTGAACTCGCCGCGTTGCTCGGCGAGTTGCTGGGCCAGCTGGAGGGCCGCCTGGGCGCGCTGCGGGCCTGA
- a CDS encoding FUSC family protein codes for MSSAHPTPAAPSAPRLPLAGVLRVGRPSDIWFKPALSVVAAMAPPSLTLLALGRLDLAMYAMAGSLCALYAHNRPYAARAGALMWVVLGMLGGLAVALVTASLTGSAVALVTVGALLAAAQKALCDATRTGPPGNVVLTFVSSASLFAPQTLDQVPGHLALAAATGAWAWLVCMAPALLRPHGPERRATATALKAAAAYADTGGTGEGHAPARATGYAAVHAAWQSLLATGAPSRTRHALERLVVRAEVALAAPEQADAGRLRGWARALRGTGPVPQACLPPAAADELLGVDTARPRWARLGPLTPLAARTALGCALAGYASLALGIGRPYWALVTAASLYQANITLTWSRAVQRVVGNVVGVLVFAAVAPLAHLGQAALVLCCLAFSFGAELLISRNYWLGSVCVTPMALLITEFAGYRATGELMTERVADTVVGALVGFGAAVAITNRRAGDRVEHALTAAGRARGHAARLLAEPDPDPAALESARRGLAAALADLRTAADAAAGEWWRRALPQERVVLTEQSGHRTLAATARRQGLLPDQDTATETEDARP; via the coding sequence ATGAGCAGTGCGCACCCCACCCCCGCCGCCCCGTCCGCCCCGCGTCTCCCGCTGGCGGGCGTGCTGCGCGTCGGCCGCCCCTCGGACATCTGGTTCAAGCCCGCGCTGAGCGTCGTCGCGGCCATGGCCCCGCCCAGCCTCACGCTCCTGGCGCTCGGCCGGCTCGACCTGGCGATGTACGCGATGGCCGGGTCCCTGTGCGCCCTGTACGCCCACAACCGCCCGTACGCCGCCCGGGCCGGGGCCCTGATGTGGGTGGTGCTCGGCATGCTCGGCGGGCTCGCCGTCGCCCTGGTCACGGCCTCCCTGACCGGCAGCGCCGTCGCGCTGGTCACGGTCGGTGCCCTGCTGGCCGCCGCCCAGAAGGCGCTGTGCGACGCCACGCGCACCGGCCCGCCGGGCAACGTCGTCCTCACCTTCGTCAGCTCCGCCTCGCTGTTCGCGCCGCAGACCCTCGACCAGGTCCCCGGCCATCTGGCGCTGGCGGCCGCCACCGGGGCCTGGGCCTGGCTGGTCTGCATGGCGCCCGCACTGCTCCGCCCGCACGGCCCGGAACGCCGTGCCACCGCCACCGCCCTGAAGGCCGCCGCCGCGTACGCCGACACGGGCGGCACGGGGGAGGGCCACGCCCCGGCGCGCGCCACCGGATACGCCGCGGTGCACGCCGCCTGGCAGTCGCTCCTGGCCACCGGCGCCCCCTCCAGGACCCGGCACGCCCTCGAACGGCTGGTCGTCCGGGCCGAGGTCGCCCTCGCCGCACCGGAGCAGGCGGACGCCGGGCGGCTGCGCGGGTGGGCACGCGCGCTGCGCGGCACCGGACCCGTACCGCAGGCCTGTCTCCCGCCGGCGGCGGCCGACGAACTGCTCGGAGTGGACACGGCCCGGCCCCGCTGGGCGCGGCTGGGCCCGCTGACCCCGCTCGCGGCGCGCACCGCGCTCGGCTGCGCGCTCGCCGGCTACGCCTCCCTCGCCCTCGGCATCGGACGCCCCTACTGGGCCCTGGTCACCGCCGCCTCGCTCTACCAGGCCAACATCACCCTCACCTGGAGCCGGGCCGTGCAGCGCGTCGTCGGCAACGTCGTCGGGGTGCTCGTCTTCGCGGCCGTCGCACCGCTCGCCCACCTGGGGCAGGCGGCGCTCGTGCTGTGCTGCCTCGCGTTCAGCTTCGGTGCCGAGCTGCTGATCAGCCGCAACTACTGGCTGGGCAGCGTCTGCGTGACCCCCATGGCCCTGCTCATCACCGAGTTCGCCGGGTACCGCGCGACCGGCGAGCTGATGACCGAGCGGGTCGCGGACACCGTCGTGGGCGCCCTGGTCGGCTTCGGCGCCGCCGTGGCGATCACCAACCGGCGCGCGGGCGACCGCGTGGAACACGCGCTGACGGCCGCCGGCCGCGCCCGCGGACACGCCGCCCGCCTCCTGGCCGAGCCGGACCCCGACCCCGCCGCACTGGAATCGGCCCGCCGCGGCCTCGCCGCCGCCCTGGCCGATCTGCGGACCGCCGCCGACGCGGCGGCCGGCGAGTGGTGGCGGCGCGCCCTGCCCCAGGAGCGGGTCGTGCTCACCGAGCAGTCCGGACACCGTACGCTCGCCGCGACGGCACGACGCCAGGGGCTGCTCCCGGACCAGGACACCGCCACAGAGACGGAGGACGCACGGCCATGA
- a CDS encoding DUF5134 domain-containing protein, with translation MHGPASSGWLLVALCAMTGTYCLMRMRGGAAAEQRRAAGGEALMGFGMAAMAVPAAVFTPPPWAWPAYAAVFAAAALPALWAARTGAHHLHHLVGAAAMVYMSVVMAGSPGHAHGGGGSGIPLLTGALLLYFAGYVLLAGVRLVPVAAVAGQSAGGGFTGWGDRPELTLACRLSMGIAMVAMLLTL, from the coding sequence GTGCACGGACCGGCTTCGTCCGGCTGGCTGCTGGTGGCGCTCTGCGCGATGACCGGCACCTACTGCCTGATGCGGATGCGCGGCGGCGCCGCCGCGGAACAGCGGCGCGCCGCGGGCGGCGAGGCGCTGATGGGGTTCGGGATGGCCGCCATGGCGGTGCCGGCGGCGGTGTTCACTCCGCCGCCGTGGGCCTGGCCCGCCTACGCGGCCGTGTTCGCAGCGGCGGCGCTGCCGGCGCTGTGGGCGGCACGGACCGGTGCGCACCACCTCCACCACCTGGTGGGGGCCGCCGCGATGGTCTACATGTCCGTCGTCATGGCCGGCTCCCCCGGGCACGCGCACGGCGGGGGCGGGTCGGGCATCCCGCTCCTGACCGGGGCGCTGCTGCTCTACTTCGCCGGGTACGTGCTGCTGGCCGGTGTCCGCCTGGTGCCCGTGGCAGCCGTGGCCGGGCAGAGCGCCGGCGGCGGATTCACCGGGTGGGGGGACCGGCCGGAGCTGACGCTGGCGTGCCGGCTCTCCATGGGGATCGCGATGGTGGCGATGCTGCTGACGTTGTGA
- a CDS encoding M56 family metallopeptidase: MMLPAALLLLGALTAVVGPRLLARADWPDREPVVALWMWQCVVAAVLVCCALSMTLSAAAAWHAVGGHVFATAPGSVVEAYALGTAGPWAATTAVVLACGGLWSAAMLVREVGRARARRRRRRADLLVRAPLLPGEVAVSGRLVVLESEQPDAWWQPGTPPQLVVTTAALRRLKGRQLDAVLAHEQGHARARHDWLLNCSSALAGGFPQVPVFAAFRDEMHRLVELAADDTASRRFGRLTTALALVELNEHRGVFGPCPTPQAHVPARVHRLLTPPDRLTAARRLRLTAAAALVPVVPVLVAFVPGLRALG; the protein is encoded by the coding sequence ATGATGCTCCCCGCGGCGCTGTTGCTGCTCGGCGCCCTGACCGCCGTGGTCGGTCCCCGGCTGCTCGCCCGGGCGGACTGGCCGGACCGTGAGCCGGTGGTGGCGCTGTGGATGTGGCAGTGCGTGGTGGCGGCCGTACTGGTGTGCTGCGCGCTGTCGATGACGCTCAGCGCGGCGGCGGCCTGGCACGCGGTCGGCGGGCACGTCTTCGCGACGGCACCCGGCTCGGTCGTGGAGGCCTACGCCCTCGGCACCGCGGGTCCGTGGGCGGCGACCACCGCGGTCGTGCTGGCCTGCGGCGGGTTGTGGAGCGCGGCGATGCTCGTCCGCGAGGTCGGCCGGGCGCGCGCCCGGCGTCGCCGCCGGCGTGCCGACCTGCTGGTCCGGGCCCCGCTGCTGCCGGGTGAGGTGGCCGTGTCCGGCCGGCTCGTCGTGCTGGAGAGCGAGCAGCCGGACGCCTGGTGGCAGCCCGGCACCCCGCCGCAACTGGTCGTCACGACGGCCGCGCTGCGCCGGCTGAAGGGCCGGCAGCTGGACGCCGTGCTCGCGCACGAGCAGGGACACGCGCGGGCCCGCCACGACTGGCTGCTGAACTGCTCGTCCGCGCTGGCGGGCGGCTTCCCGCAGGTGCCGGTGTTCGCCGCGTTCCGTGACGAGATGCACCGGCTGGTCGAACTCGCCGCGGACGACACGGCCTCCCGCCGCTTCGGCCGCCTGACCACGGCCCTGGCCCTGGTCGAACTGAACGAGCACCGGGGCGTGTTCGGCCCCTGCCCGACGCCGCAAGCCCATGTCCCGGCGCGGGTGCACCGGTTGCTCACTCCCCCGGACCGGCTGACCGCGGCCCGGCGCCTGCGGCTGACGGCGGCGGCCGCGCTGGTGCCGGTGGTGCCCGTGCTGGTGGCGTTCGTACCGGGGCTGCGGGCGCTGGGGTAG